The following proteins come from a genomic window of Platichthys flesus chromosome 1, fPlaFle2.1, whole genome shotgun sequence:
- the lpcat2 gene encoding lysophosphatidylcholine acyltransferase 2, producing the protein MPPQRVFALPRQQSLLLPAVINPFVQDTKLSRAAIIKCVLLGIFLVPIRAILLSLVLMVTWPVAIITTFKHPLKGAVEPMTGWRRFMCRRLMAALGRTYYFCMGFRVVVKGKQVSSIEAPILAVAPHSTFFDGIVCIVAGLPSTVSRVENLATPIFGRFVRCLQPVLVSRKDPDSRKNTIQEIDSRAKSGGHWPQVLIFPEGTCTNRSCLITFKQGAFIPGVPVQPVVMRYPNNLDTVTWTWQGFSSKTLLLLTLCQLYTTVEIEFLPPYIPSEEEKKNAPLFASGVRETMAHALGVPVTDHTYEDCRLMISAGELTLPMEAGLVEFTKISRKLNLKWDNVRKELEGFASMASSCKGGRITIDEFARFLKLPVSSALEELFALFDRNGDGTIDFREYVIGVTILCRPANTDDVLQMAFKLFDTDEDERITREEFTALLRSALGVSNLNMTKLFKEIDADGSGFITFSEFQTFASNHPEYAKLFTTYLELQRYQAIQEASPGDLELTGRPSSGEQQEESTSDKKDD; encoded by the exons ATGCCCCCGCAGCGAGTGTTCGCCCTGCCGCGGCAGCAGTCCCTGCTGCTGCCCGCCGTCATCAACCCGTTCGTGCAGGACACCAAACTGTCCCGAGCTGCGATCATTAAA TGTGTCCTCCTGGGAATCTTCCTGGTCCCCATTCGCGCCATCCTGCTGTCCCTGGTTCTCATGGTGACATGGCCGGTGGCCATCATAACAACCTTCAAGCATCCTCTGAAAGGAGCCGTGGAGCCAATGACAGGCTGGCGACG GTTCATGTGTCGGAGATTGATGGCCGCCCTGGGGAGGACCTACTACTTCTGCATGGGCTTCAGAGTGGTGGTAAAGGGGAAGCAGGTCAGCAGCATCGAGGCCCCCATTCTGGCTGTGGCCCCCCACTCCACCTTCTTCGATGGGATCGTGTGCATCGTGGCGGGCCTGCCCTCCACCGTCTCCCGGGTCGAGAACCTGGCGACACCCATCTTTGGCA GGTTCGTGCGCTGTCTCCAGCCAGTGCTGGTGTCCAGAAAGGACCCTGACTCCCGGAAGAATACAATCCAAGAGATTGACAGCAGAGCCAAGTCAGGAGGACACTGGCCACAG GTTCTTATCTTTCCAGAGGGAACCTGTACGAATCGCTCATGTCTCATCACGTTCAAACAag GTGCCTTTATCCCAGGGGTCCCTGTGCAGCCTGTGGTTATGAGGTATCCCAACAATCTG gacacagtGACTTGGACTTGGCAGGGTTTCAGCTC GAAGACGCTGCTGCTTCTAACACTCTGCCAGCTGTACACCACAGTAGAGATAGAG TTCCTGCCGCCGTATATTCCctctgaagaggagaagaaaaatgcGCCTCTGTTTGCCAGCGGAGTGCGAGAAACTATGGCACA cgCTTTGGGAGTTCCAGTCACAGATCACACTTATGAAGACTGCCGCCTCATGATCTCTGCTGGTGAGCTGACTCTGCCCATGGAGGCCGGCCTGGTCGAGTTCACCAAAATCAGCCGCAAACTCAA TCTGAAGTGGGACAATGTGCGGAAAGAGCTGGAGGGTTTCGCGTCCATGGCGAGCTCCTGCAAGGGAGGACGCATCACTATCGATGAGTTTGCCAGATTCCTGAAGCTACCGGTCAGCTCTGCCCTTGAGGAGCTGTTTGCACTGTTCGACAGG AACGGCGATGGCACTATAGACTTCAGAGAGTACGTGATCGGTGTGACCATCCTGTGTCGACCAGCCAACACTGATGATGTTCTCCAAATGGCTTTCAAG CTGTTTGACACAGATGAGGATGAGAGGATCACCAGGGAGGAGTTCACCGCTCTGCTGCGCTCCGCTCTGGGTGTGTCCAACCTCAACATGACCAAGCTCTTCAAGGAGATTGACGCCGACGGCTCCGGCTTCATCACCTTCA GTGAATTTCAAACCTTCGCCTCAAACCACCCGGAGTACGCCAAGCTCTTCACCACCTACCTGGAGCTCCAGAGATATCAAGCGATCCAGGAGGCGTCGCCAGGGGATCTGGAACTCACCGGTCGGCCCAGTTCAGGGGAGCAACAGGAGGAGAGCACCTCGGACAAGAAAGATGACTGA